The following nucleotide sequence is from Methanothermobacter sp..
TCATGCTACAACAACTGTCCACATGATGTTTACGAGATAATAAACGGGGAACCGGTACCATTAAGGCATGAAAACTGTGTGGGGTGCCGTATCTGTGAGGAGATGTGCCCCAACAATGCAATAGAGGTTAACGCCGTACCCGAGGACCGGAGGAATGTATGGTCATTCACTGACCTTATTGAGATACAGAGGAAATCCAGGGAGGGTTCCTACAAGGTGAGGGGCTGCGGTGCAGTGAGGAGGATACCCACATTTGACGACCTTGTGATCATACCTGCCCAGGTCTCAAGGCCACCCATAGACAAGTACAGGGAGCCCTGCAATACCAGGGTGGTGCTGGGTGACAGGTTCGCAGAGAACCCTCTGGAACTTGACACACCCATCATGATAGCCGCCATGTCCTTCGGAGCCCTCAGTAAGGAGGCAAAGATAGCCCTTGCAATGGGGGCAACCCTCGCAGGCACAGCCACAAACACAGGTGAGGGGGGAATGCTCCCTGAGGAGCGTAAATACGCCTCAAAACTCATTGCACAGTATGCATCAGGACGCTTCGGTGTCTCTGCAGAGTACCTCAACAATTCAGAGGCCATTGAGATAAAGATAGGTCAGGGTGCCAAGTCAGGTATGGGTGGACATCTGCTTGCAGAGAAGGTAACGGCGGAGGTCTCAAGGATAAGGATGATACCCGAGGGTACCGATGCACTGAGCCCGGCAAGGCACATGGACATCGTTGGACCCGAGGACCTCAGCATGAAGATATCCCAGCTCCGTGAGATAACCGACTGGAAGGTCCCGATAATGGTCAAGTTCACATCTGGCCGTGTTGCCGATGATGTGAAGATAGCTG
It contains:
- a CDS encoding glutamate synthase-related protein gives rise to the protein MPFKVERKEDVCKRNFDRPGCCWYMCDNRDESLCANCFSCYNNCPHDVYEIINGEPVPLRHENCVGCRICEEMCPNNAIEVNAVPEDRRNVWSFTDLIEIQRKSREGSYKVRGCGAVRRIPTFDDLVIIPAQVSRPPIDKYREPCNTRVVLGDRFAENPLELDTPIMIAAMSFGALSKEAKIALAMGATLAGTATNTGEGGMLPEERKYASKLIAQYASGRFGVSAEYLNNSEAIEIKIGQGAKSGMGGHLLAEKVTAEVSRIRMIPEGTDALSPARHMDIVGPEDLSMKISQLREITDWKVPIMVKFTSGRVADDVKIAAKAGADIVVVDGMQGGTGAGPDVVTEHSGIPTIAAIVEADEALKEVNLRDEVSLVAAGGIRSGADVAKAIALGADAVYIGTAALVSIGCRVCQMCYTGTCRKGIATQDPRLRKRLDYVEAGKNVARYIEAMTEEVCMLTQQAGNTDVSKLEKDDLRALTVEASALTGVKMAGMEAPARF